The window gggatccacccggtatgcccaccagggggtgatgctctgcccatctgggttgttgctggTTTGCAACTgaggccattctagtgcctgaggcagaggccatggaaccatcctcaggcccgggccaactttgctccaatggagccttggctgtgagaaaggaagagagagagaggagaggggggagaagcagatgggcacttctgtgtgctctgaccaaacTTAATTTTATTCATGAGGTGCGGGggtagagggggaggagcagggagcatcaactgctgaatgtgccttgaccaggcaagcccagggtttcaaactagtgaccttggcattgcaggttgatgctttaaccactgccaccacaggtcagcccagaATTCAGgtcttaaaaaatacttttggatgaaaaattgaaaatggacaagtgttgaagaggcttgTGCAGTCCAGTGTTGTGCCACGTGACCAATGGGATGCAGTGCGTGTCAGCTCGCAGGGACGGTCGGCGCTGTCAGGGACAGCTGGGTTCCTAGGAGTCGTTCCAGTGATTTGATTAGTGAGAAAGGGCGAGTCATGAGAATcagtagttgtggcacttcagttgctcatgaattgctttctcatatgtgccttggtgggggaagagaagacacgccagtcaagtcagtgaccccttgctcaagccagcgactatggggtcacatctatgaccccacgctcaagccggtgagcctgcactcaagtcaacaacctcagggtttcaaacctgggttctcagcgttccaggccaatgctctacccactgcctggttgggggggtggggggggtattCCAATTTTTAAAGGCAAATTCAGAGACTAAGGAGCTTAGACTACTTAATAAAGACAATTTAGAGACAAAAGAGCCAGGAAAATCTGACTTTTACTTCTTAAATACTgtgaaggaagagggggaaagtgGTCCCCTGATAGGGGGTGCAGAGAGCTAGGGGTCCTCAGCAAAGGCCCGGCGGGCGTTCGGGAAGCGCTGGGGGCTGTAGTTGGGGTCTTCCTGCAGTCGCTTCTGTATGTCAGCCcggagctagagagagagagcaggctggTTGGAGGGGCGCTGCCCCGGCGCGCAGGTCCCCCGCAAGCACGCAAGGCTACCCCGCAGGAGCGGACACCCCCCCAGCCACGTCTGTCAGCAGGCCAAGAAGGTATCAGTGAGCCTTCCCAGATGCCGCTAGAGAAACACCTTAAAGATGGTCAGGCAGCAGCCCCAGACTGCCCAGTTCATCTCTGAAGGGACCTGGGGGAGGGGCCCTAGCCCAGCCCCGCCCACTAGACCATCCCTATCCTGCGTCCAGGTGGCACCTGCTGCCTGTAGCTCTCCTGAACCTCTGGTGCCTCCAGGTCCCGGCTCAGGCTCTCGGGGCTCGTCAGGGGCCGAGCTCCGGCCGCCTTAGCTGCCCGGCTCACGGCCTCTGAGAGCAGCAGCTGGGGGCCCTCACCCTGCATCGTCTGGGGGATGGGGTTGGGAGGGAAAAGAGGATCGGCGTCAGATCCAGCGCCACCACCAAGCTCACCCTTCCCCGGTCAGCCAGCCTCGCGCTACCGGAGAAGGAAGTAGCCCATGCGGCTCTAATAGCAGAATGCCTTTCGAGTTTTGTTTGGCACTGGCCAAAACCAGCCTCTGAGTGTGCCGGACCTGCTCTTCCAGGGGAGCACTCGGCGCTAGCTAGTCCGCAGGCAGCGGCCACTGGAAGGACACTGGGCTCTGGCCACGTGAGGGGTGGGCAGCAGAGGGACAAGGGGACTGCTGGCCGACAGCCTGACGGGGAACCCCGAACAAGTCTGGTCCCAGAGACATTTGCTCGTCAATGAAACGAGGGGACTCCCTGGGAAAAGCCCCTTCCAGCTCCTTGTTCGCCTGCAAGCACGACGGGGAAGCTGGCTGAGGGTGCTCGGGGAGAGGCGCACCAACCTTGCGTCTCTTGGCGGGCATACCACTGAGGTAGGCGTCGCTCAGGGGGGGCTGCGGCTTCACCTTGCGCTGGCTCTGAATGTCCTGCTGGATGataggcacccactcctggggaaGGAGAGACAATTAGAAAGCCATCGCCACGACTTTCCGCTGCCTTGGCCCACCGGTCACTGGACACTTACTGGGGGCACCGCAGCTGCCCAAGGCTCTGTCTCGGCTGGAGCTCCATCCTGCTCCTCTCGGGAGCCCCCCTCGGGGGCGGGAGGTGGAGCTCGGGACATGGCCTCTTCTGCTGTTGTTCCGGGGGCTGGGGAAGCATTCTCCCGCTGGGGCCAGCAGGGGGCTTCAGCCTTCTCAGTCCCCGGCCCTCCAGCCCAGGCCCCTCTCCGAGGTGATCCGGCCCCTCACCCTCGCCCTAGTACCTGAGGCTCAGGGGAGTTTCTCTCTGATCCCTGAACTTCCATCGGCTCCTCAGAAAGCGGCTGAGATTGGacagggaggagaagacagaaggCCCTCTCAGATCTCCCGTCCCTTCCAGTCCTGTCCCACAGCCCGTCCGTCAGCAGGGCCTTTACCTGCGGCGGATCGCCAACCCTGCGGACGTATCTGAGGATGGCGTCCGGGCCGACGGGCATGTGCTCCAGCACCACCTGCAGCCTCAGTCCCATCATGGTGGTCAGCCAGCTCACCAAGGACGGGTTCACCCCACGAGACATGCGGCGCTGGGAGCAGAAACCAGACTCACCCACAAAACCCTTGCCCAGCCTTTGAAAGCTATCGAAGGGTAAAGGATGGGAGTTGGGAGAAGAAAAACGAAAACTGCAAGATACCAGAGAAGGGAAACCTGAGGAAACAAAAGGCTGGGCCTGCAGCTGGGTGGTGCTTACAATTCTGCCGTTGATGACAGCCGCCAGCTCCATCTGCTGTCCCCCTAAGCAATGCAGGTTCAGGGCCAGGCATTCAAACAGGCCCTGGTTACACAACTCCAGCAAACGGGCTCCGAATCCACTGTCTGCGGGCGAGATGTGAGAGGGGGCGCTGGCACCACACAGCCCTGCACTGGCGACACGCTCTCCTGGCCCTGCGACCCTGACCCCGTGCCCCGACCTGTGCAGTGCAGAACATGGGCAGCAATGCTGTTGAACTGCTCCTGGAGAAACTCTAGGTTTGTTCGGATGATGTCCACACCTGGCTGAACCTGCACCAAAGACTGAGACACAAAACACACTAAGACCTGACAATCAACCCCAGGACCCTGGGAGTCAAGGACGTGGCAAGAAGGACGTAAGGTATCCTACCAGCCccgggggaggaaggaagaagacgGGTTACTCACAAAGCTCTCCCGGACGTACTCTTCCAGCCCGGTTATCAATGTGTGGGTTGCCATCTACAAAGGCGGGGGCGGGGGGTATTAGCGCTGGTTCAGACTCAAGGCCGGCCCCCAcacttccctgccccccccccacgcgGCCAGGGCTTCCCGGGCTGCGGAGTCACAGGCTCAAGGGACAAATACACGCAGTCAGGAATGAGGGGGAAGAGAGCCGGGCCCAGGTCCGCACTGACCCGAATATTCCCCGGTGTGGGCTCCTGGCCGCCCAGGTAGTGCTGGTGGAAGAAGGCCCGCAGCTGGGGCTGCAGCCGCTGCAGGGGCTGGAAGTGCCCGTGGAGCAGCATCACCACGTCCACCATGGAGAAGTTCTGGCACAGCAGCGAGAGCAGGGCCCCGAAGAACCCTGCGGACAGAGCCGAGCTGGCAGTGAGCGCCCCGTCCAtcaggccccgcccccacctcgGCCACATCCCTGAACACAGGCCGCCCCTCCCCAGAGAAGGCAGAGGCAGCCTTGCTCACCCAGAGCCCCGTCAGCGCCTGGCTCAAAGATGTTGCTGGAGCCACTGAGGCGCTGTATGAAGGCAGCGATGCTCTCGCTGCTGCCAGCCCGCGCCCCCAGGGAGCCCAGAAGGGAGCTCAGCACGCCCTGCACCACCGACGTGAAGAACTCCGGGGACAGGCTCTCAGGACCCAGGCCTCCAGGACTCCCTGCGCCAGCAGAAGGGGAGCCTGGCTGGGGTGCGGCCTGCTGCTCCGGAGCCAGAGGCGGAGggggcggtgggggcgggggcggaggggaGGTCTGCGTGGCCTGGCAAACAGAGAAGCAAAGAACAAAGATGAGGtgagcctggccggttggctcagcggtagagcgtcggcctggcgtgcgggggacccaggttcgattcccggccagggacacaggagaagcgcccatctgcttctccacccccccccctccttcctctctgtctctctcttcccctcccgcagccaaggctccattggagcaaagatggcccaggcgctggggatggctccttggcctctgccccaggcgctagagtggctctggtcacggcagagcgacgccccttggtgggcagagcattgccccctggtgggcgtgccgggtggatcccagtcgggcgcatgcgggagtctgactgtctctccccgattccagcttcagaaaaatacaaaaaaaaaagagtaaggacagGGACACAGACATGAAACGAAGTCATGAGGGTCCGAACCAGAAAGGGCCTGGTAGGGGAGCGCTGTGCTCTGCTCTGGACCCTCAAGCAGGACCTACACAGAGGCTCCCACAGAGTGAGGCCAAGCGGCCGCCTCTCTCAGTAAGGACGGAAAGCAGTAACATGAACGTTCTTAAGCCCGATTTTCCTCATCTCCAAAATGGGGGGAAATCAACGGACCCCCAAGGCTCCTCCCCATGACATGCCACCAGGGGCTGCAGCCCACTGCTGATACAACAGCAACCAGGCTGGGCAGGAAGAGCCAGTGCTCACTTGCAGGAAGTCGGTCATGCCCTGGAGAAAGGCCGGGACACCCGGCATCGCCACCGTGATGGTAGGAGGGGCCACGCCAGGGgctcccgctcccgctcccgctcccACTCCCGTCCCCGCGGCGGGCCCTGCAGGCCCCAGCAGGCTCCCCAGGAGCTGAGAGAACTGCAGGTCTGCTGTGGAAGGCTGTGGGGGTGGAGGCTGGGTAGGCCCCCCGGGGGCAGGGCCGGCTGTGGTGGCTGTGTTGGTGGTACCAGCACTGGCCGAGGCAGTGGCAGGAGCTGGAGGGGGAGCCATTCCTGGAGACCCCTGAGCTGTAGGAACCAAAAGAGCCAGGTTGGAATCTGAAGGGAAACAAGACACCGCGGCACCTCCAGTCCAGCCTCCCGGCAGGAGGGCAAGGGGACTGGCGTGAAGTGGGAAGCGTCAGGtcgagggggaggggctggccttCGGAGCCACGGACATCTCTTAGGTTCACGGCGGGCAAGGACGAGGACTCACCCACAAGGACAGGCTGCATAAGAAGCTGCCCCACAAGGCCGCTCACCATCTGGGCCAGAGAGGCAttggtccccagaccagcagcgCCCTGCTGAGAGAGCGGAGGCCTTCAGCCCTGCCCAGCACAGGGCTCCCTCCCCAGACGCCTCCCCTGAAACTCTCTCACCCTTACCAGAGTCCCCGACATGGGGGGCCCCCCAGAATGGGAAGGCCGAGCCTGTGGAGGGGTGGGCCGAGCAATCACCACCCGGGTGGGAGCTGCCGGGAAGCCTGGCACCTGCTGTCCTGTTTGGGGCACAGGGGAGAAACCAGGAAGGGCTGAGGGCGGGGTCCGTGCCTGCCAGCCGACAGCACCCGCCACCGTGGACCATGGCCCCCACCCAGGCCTCCCTTTCCAGGTCGTTACCTGTGGCCGCGGAGGCAACAGCTGCCACCATGGCCTGATGAGTGATCTGGTGGGCGACGGCGTGCATGAActcagggggcagggagggcagctGGATGAGGGTGGAGCCTGGGGGGCGGGTCTGATGTAACCTTGAACCTGGACCCCTGCAAGCCCCCCAGTTGGCCCTACCCCTTCTCTACCCAGAGCTCAGCCTGCTGCGATCCCCTCGGTCTTACCCAGGGTCTGGCCATGCCCAGAGGGTCCCAGCGGGCCAGCAGGAGCACTCGGAACTCCACCGGGCTGTGTGCCAGAGTCTGGGCAGGGAGAAGAGAGCACGGCCCTGAGCCAGGTGGGCAAGGCCGGACTGCCTTCCTCAGGCCGCTGTCCTCCCCACTCCCGAACCTCAGCGCGCCCGCCAGCCTTTCCCTCCAACTGCACGGGGAAGAGGTGCTTTCCCCGTAAACGGACACCCAGGGACGAGCAGTCCCTCTGCCcccgcacacacatgcacgtgcacgcacacacatgcacacgcgcacacacatgcacacgcgcacacatacacacacatacacaccgacatgcacgcacacatacacacatgcacacacacacgcccgcACCACCCCCAGCAGCCCACGCCCGCCATCCCTTCAcgcctccccccccttctctagaGAGCCCGCACCCTGAATGTTCATGTGCATCATGACCACCGGCTCCACGCTCTGGTGGGAGATCCGGATGACCCTCGGGTGGCTGGTGGTCGGAGGGGGCGCGGGCCCTGGGGGAGGTGCCCCCTCAGTGGACTCAACGGTGGCAGAAGAGGGCGCCAGGGACGAGGCCTGCGCAGGACCAGGCGGAGCCGCCTCCGCACTGGGAGTCGGGGGGGGCCGAGCGCCGTTCCCAGTCATGGTCACGGTGGTGCCCACGTTGATCTGGAGAAGGCAGACGGTGAGCAGGAGAGGGGGCCGTGGAAGAGCCTCACCCGAGCACCGGCCACGGCACACTCCCAGGCTCCCTCTCCTGACCGCCCACCTGGATGGGGATGGCCGCCTGCTGCAGCACCATGGGCGCGGTGTAGTGAGACATGGGCCGGACCACATGCAGGTGCCGCGGGGGCGCGCAGGCCAGGTTGCAGCGCAGGTCCGACAGCGCCACGAAGGTGTTGCCCAGCAGCCGCAGGCTCTCCCCCACCAGGTTGATCAAGCGCTGGTCCTCCTCACGCCCCTCTTGCTGCAGCCCCCAGCCAGACAGAAGGGGGGACACAAAAAGGCAGCAGGTATCAATCAGGCTGCAATCCACCTCGCTACCCAAAGCAACACCTTCACAGGACGGCACAGCCACTCAATCTTTAGGGTGGAGCTTTGGAAGCTCCAGCACAGATCAAACCTTTGCAAAATTCTGTCAACATAAAAAATACCCTATTAAATCAAACCCTACAGTGAATCTGTAAGTCGCCACCTACTAACCTCCCTTACTTCACAAACTTCCCAAGTAAATCAAGGGTCTGAAGGGGCCAGAGACAGTGGGTACTGCAGGGTGTCACCTCTCCTACAAGGGAGGAAGACGTCATCTGCAGATCTGGAGCCTGACTGGTGGGGCAGCAACAGACAGAGcacggcctgggatgctgagctcCCAAGCGCAAAACACAGATCACCGGCTAcattaagcacgggctcatccagcttgagtgcagggtcaccagcttgagcatgggatcgacatgaccccaaggttgctggctagagcaagggtcactggctcagctggagcccccctccatcaaggcacatgagaagcagtcaaccaaccaaggtgccacaactacacaCTGAAGCGTCTCTCctcacctcccttcctgtctctctcatcttACAATCATCTTACACTTCTTTTCACGAGAGAAcaagagtgtgtgagtgtgagaaagagaacagagacaggaaagagagagatgagaagcatcaactcacagttgtatcatcttagttgttcactgattacttctcatgtgtgccttgatggggggcacaccaagctgtgaccccttgcttaagccagccaccttgggctcacgTTAAaaatcctgcgctcaagcagggAACCTcaatgttttgaacctgggacctcagcatcccaggctgacactctggtCAATGGCCCAGCAGCGATCAGGCCGGACACCatcagggtggggggagaagatgaTGGGCGTCAGTGTGTCCCGTGCGGGGAGCCTGGGGCGAAGGGCGGGCGGGCTCACGTTGTTGTTGTAGTCCGTGCTGGCCGCAGCGCCCAGGACGTCGTAGTAGCGCTGCAGGAAGGGGTGCAGGCGGCCCTCGAGCCGGTGGAGCTCCTGGAGCACCTCGACGTACTCCGCAGGGGAGGGGTGGCTGTGGGCGACCCCAGGAGGCAGTGAGCCACGCTCTCCTCGGCTTCTCAGCTCGCAGCTGACAGGAAGCACCTCGGCCATCCTCCCTGGCCTCCCAGAGTCCCGGCCCAACCCCGTCCTGGACAGCAGAGCCCGTTTGTTACCCCCACCCACAGGAAgtctgggagaggaagagaaattacTTCCAACCTCCCAGCGCACAACCCTGCACCTACAACGGCAAGACACTGACTCTAATAATACAGatggggggccctggccaggtagttcagttggttaaaacacCATCCAGACATACTAAgattgtaggttcgatccccggccagggcacatacaagaattaaccaataaatttataagtagaacaacaaatcaatgtttccctttctcccttcctctataaaatcaattaaaaaacaaaagagcctgaccaggcagtggcacagtggatagagcgtcagactgggatgcagagaacccagattcaacaacccgaggtcgctggcttgagcaaggagtcactcactctgcccaattaaggcatatatgaaaaagtaatcaataaacaactaaggaccgcaacgaagaactgatgcttctcatctctctccctttctgggtctgtccctatctgcccctctctgtctctgtaaaaaacaaacaaaacaaaacaaaactgtttttttttctttagcaagagagagaaaaagggagggagagaagggggagggatggagtgaGAAAagtagggagggaggaacagacagacagggaaagtgATAATAAGCATCAAAtcgtagttgtggtactttagttgttcagattgctttttcatacatatgtgccttgaccaaagggctccaactgagccagtgacgtcttgctcaagccagtgatcttgggctcaaactagtgagctttgggctcaagccagcaaccctgggttcatgtctatgatcccacactcaagccagtgactctgtgctcaagctggagagcccgcactcaagcaggcgacctggGGGCTTTGAACCAAAACTGCagcgttccaggccaatgctctatctactgcgccaccacctggtcaggccaccctatcttttttttaagtgacttgaGAGAGAAAcggagagggatggggaggggcagaaagtgaaaagaatcaactcatagttgcttcactttagttgtccactaactgcctgaatgtgccctgactggggggttcaagccagcaacctcggggttagAACCAGAaacttcagcgtcccaggtcgatactCTGCCCACTGTACTACCTTCGGtcagacaaaaaaacccacctaCCTTAAGGGCAAGGGGGGAGAATgggggaaaaagagaagagagacggGGCCTCTGAACTCCGGAGAGTCTCGCTCGGGAAGCACCACTTGGCTCCCCCGCCCCAGGGAGAGCAGGCAACACAGCTGCCAGTCCTACGCTCCTTCACCACTCCCGAGCCCTCCGTGACAGCCACATACTCCACGGAAGACCTCCAAGCAAGCCCTCCTTCCCCATCAGActgtcctgtccccacccccctccccagccgCCCTCCATCTCTCACTTGGGCACATTGGTCTCTGGGGGCGGCACGGGGCCCGCTGCGGCTGGGCCGGGAGGGCTGCGCTCGGGGCTGCGGGCTGGGGGCCGCTCCTCCACTCCTTCCGCCTCCATGGGCTCCCGCGCAGGCGCTTCGCCTTCCACGGGCTCTGACGGCTGAGAGCTTGGGGCCGCCGGTTCTGGGGCCGCCACCGGTGTCTGTGAAGGCGGCTGACCGTGCTGTGCGTGGGGCCCCCCTCGACACTGAAAGTGAGGGAGAGTCAGGGTACCAAGGCGGGACGAGGCCACTGCAGTACCTCTCTGGTCAGAAGAGACAGAGGGACTGGGGGCTCTACCGAGGCTCTAAAGCCAAGGCTCCGCCTCCACGGCGTTGATTTCCTAGCCACCGAGGCAAGATGCACACAAATTAGGTGTGTAATAAATATCTGAAATTCTTGCAAATAAATTACTAACAAAAAGTAGGggttgtggtttcttttttttttttttttgtatttttccaaagctggaaacggggagagacagtcagacagactcccgcatgcgccgaccgggatccaccggcacgcccaccagggacgaggctctgcccaccagggggcggcgctctgcccctccagggcgtcgctctattgtgaccagagccactctagcgcctgaggcaga is drawn from Saccopteryx leptura isolate mSacLep1 chromosome 1, mSacLep1_pri_phased_curated, whole genome shotgun sequence and contains these coding sequences:
- the BAG6 gene encoding large proline-rich protein BAG6 isoform X12 yields the protein MEPSACTSATSQEPDSLEVLVKTLDSQTRTFIVGAQMNVKEFKEHIAASVSIPSEKQRLIYQGRVLQDDKKLQEYNVGGKVIHLVERAPPQTQLPSGASSGPGSTSSTHGGGPTVGTRGPGASVHDRNANSYVMVGTFNLPSDGSAVDVHINMEQAPTQSEPRVRLVMAQHMIRDIQTLLSRMECRGGPHAQHGQPPSQTPVAAPEPAAPSSQPSEPVEGEAPAREPMEAEGVEERPPARSPERSPPGPAAAGPVPPPETNVPNHPSPAEYVEVLQELHRLEGRLHPFLQRYYDVLGAAASTDYNNNQEGREEDQRLINLVGESLRLLGNTFVALSDLRCNLACAPPRHLHVVRPMSHYTAPMVLQQAAIPIQINVGTTVTMTGNGARPPPTPSAEAAPPGPAQASSLAPSSATVESTEGAPPPGPAPPPTTSHPRVIRISHQSVEPVVMMHMNIQDSGTQPGGVPSAPAGPLGPSGHGQTLGQQVPGFPAAPTRVVIARPTPPQARPSHSGGPPMSGTLQGAAGLGTNASLAQMVSGLVGQLLMQPVLVAQGSPGMAPPPAPATASASAGTTNTATTAGPAPGGPTQPPPPQPSTADLQFSQLLGSLLGPAGPAAGTGVGAGAGAGAPGVAPPTITVAMPGVPAFLQGMTDFLQATQTSPPPPPPPPPPPLAPEQQAAPQPGSPSAGAGSPGGLGPESLSPEFFTSVVQGVLSSLLGSLGARAGSSESIAAFIQRLSGSSNIFEPGADGALGFFGALLSLLCQNFSMVDVVMLLHGHFQPLQRLQPQLRAFFHQHYLGGQEPTPGNIRMATHTLITGLEEYVRESFSLVQVQPGVDIIRTNLEFLQEQFNSIAAHVLHCTDSGFGARLLELCNQGLFECLALNLHCLGGQQMELAAVINGRIRRMSRGVNPSLVSWLTTMMGLRLQVVLEHMPVGPDAILRYVRRVGDPPQPLSEEPMEVQGSERNSPEPQRENASPAPGTTAEEAMSRAPPPAPEGGSREEQDGAPAETEPWAAAVPPEWVPIIQQDIQSQRKVKPQPPLSDAYLSGMPAKRRKLRADIQKRLQEDPNYSPQRFPNARRAFAEDP
- the BAG6 gene encoding large proline-rich protein BAG6 isoform X5, with protein sequence MEPSACTSATSQEPDSLEVLVKTLDSQTRTFIVGAQMNVKEFKEHIAASVSIPSEKQRLIYQGRVLQDDKKLQEYNVGGKVIHLVERAPPQTQLPSGASSGPGSTSSTHGGGPTVGTRGPGASVHDRNANSYVMVGTFNLPSDGSAVDVHINMEQAPTQSEPRVRLVMAQHMIRDIQTLLSRMECRGGPHAQHGQPPSQTPVAAPEPAAPSSQPSEPVEGEAPAREPMEAEGVEERPPARSPERSPPGPAAAGPVPPPETNVPNHPSPAEYVEVLQELHRLEGRLHPFLQRYYDVLGAAASTDYNNNQEGREEDQRLINLVGESLRLLGNTFVALSDLRCNLACAPPRHLHVVRPMSHYTAPMVLQQAAIPIQINVGTTVTMTGNGARPPPTPSAEAAPPGPAQASSLAPSSATVESTEGAPPPGPAPPPTTSHPRVIRISHQSVEPVVMMHMNIQDSGTQPGGVPSAPAGPLGPSGHGQTLGQQVPGFPAAPTRVVIARPTPPQARPSHSGGPPMSGTLGAAGLGTNASLAQMVSGLVGQLLMQPVLVAQGSPGMAPPPAPATASASAGTTNTATTAGPAPGGPTQPPPPQPSTADLQFSQLLGSLLGPAGPAAGTGVGAGAGAGAPGVAPPTITVAMPGVPAFLQGMTDFLQATQTSPPPPPPPPPPPLAPEQQAAPQPGSPSAGAGSPGGLGPESLSPEFFTSVVQGVLSSLLGSLGARAGSSESIAAFIQRLSGSSNIFEPGADGALGFFGALLSLLCQNFSMVDVVMLLHGHFQPLQRLQPQLRAFFHQHYLGGQEPTPGNIRMATHTLITGLEEYVRESFSLVQVQPGVDIIRTNLEFLQEQFNSIAAHVLHCTDSGFGARLLELCNQGLFECLALNLHCLGGQQMELAAVINGRIRRMSRGVNPSLVSWLTTMMGLRLQVVLEHMPVGPDAILRYVRRVGDPPQPLSEEPMEVQGSERNSPEPQRENASPAPGTTAEEAMSRAPPPAPEGGSREEQDGAPAETEPWAAAVPPEWVPIIQQDIQSQRKVKPQPPLSDAYLSGMPAKRRKTMQGEGPQLLLSEAVSRAAKAAGARPLTSPESLSRDLEAPEVQESYRQQLRADIQKRLQEDPNYSPQRFPNARRAFAEDP
- the BAG6 gene encoding large proline-rich protein BAG6 isoform X1 translates to MEPSACTSATSQEPDSLEVLVKTLDSQTRTFIVGAQMNVKEFKEHIAASVSIPSEKQRLIYQGRVLQDDKKLQEYNVGGKVIHLVERAPPQTQLPSGASSGPGSTSSTHGGGPTVGTRGPGASVHDRNANSYVMVGTFNLPSDGSAVDVHINMEQAPTQSEPRVRLVMAQHMIRDIQTLLSRMECRGGPHAQHGQPPSQTPVAAPEPAAPSSQPSEPVEGEAPAREPMEAEGVEERPPARSPERSPPGPAAAGPVPPPETNVPNHPSPAEYVEVLQELHRLEGRLHPFLQRYYDVLGAAASTDYNNNQEGREEDQRLINLVGESLRLLGNTFVALSDLRCNLACAPPRHLHVVRPMSHYTAPMVLQQAAIPIQINVGTTVTMTGNGARPPPTPSAEAAPPGPAQASSLAPSSATVESTEGAPPPGPAPPPTTSHPRVIRISHQSVEPVVMMHMNIQDSGTQPGGVPSAPAGPLGPSGHGQTLGSTLIQLPSLPPEFMHAVAHQITHQAMVAAVASAATGQQVPGFPAAPTRVVIARPTPPQARPSHSGGPPMSGTLQGAAGLGTNASLAQMVSGLVGQLLMQPVLVAQGSPGMAPPPAPATASASAGTTNTATTAGPAPGGPTQPPPPQPSTADLQFSQLLGSLLGPAGPAAGTGVGAGAGAGAPGVAPPTITVAMPGVPAFLQGMTDFLQATQTSPPPPPPPPPPPLAPEQQAAPQPGSPSAGAGSPGGLGPESLSPEFFTSVVQGVLSSLLGSLGARAGSSESIAAFIQRLSGSSNIFEPGADGALGFFGALLSLLCQNFSMVDVVMLLHGHFQPLQRLQPQLRAFFHQHYLGGQEPTPGNIRMATHTLITGLEEYVRESFSLVQVQPGVDIIRTNLEFLQEQFNSIAAHVLHCTDSGFGARLLELCNQGLFECLALNLHCLGGQQMELAAVINGRIRRMSRGVNPSLVSWLTTMMGLRLQVVLEHMPVGPDAILRYVRRVGDPPQPLSEEPMEVQGSERNSPEPQRENASPAPGTTAEEAMSRAPPPAPEGGSREEQDGAPAETEPWAAAVPPEWVPIIQQDIQSQRKVKPQPPLSDAYLSGMPAKRRKTMQGEGPQLLLSEAVSRAAKAAGARPLTSPESLSRDLEAPEVQESYRQQLRADIQKRLQEDPNYSPQRFPNARRAFAEDP
- the BAG6 gene encoding large proline-rich protein BAG6 isoform X9, which translates into the protein MEPSACTSATSQEPDSLEVLVKTLDSQTRTFIVGAQMNVKEFKEHIAASVSIPSEKQRLIYQGRVLQDDKKLQEYNVGGKVIHLVERAPPQTQLPSGASSGPGSTSSTHGGGPTVGTRGPGASVHDRNANSYVMVGTFNLPSEPRVRLVMAQHMIRDIQTLLSRMECRGGPHAQHGQPPSQTPVAAPEPAAPSSQPSEPVEGEAPAREPMEAEGVEERPPARSPERSPPGPAAAGPVPPPETNVPNHPSPAEYVEVLQELHRLEGRLHPFLQRYYDVLGAAASTDYNNNQEGREEDQRLINLVGESLRLLGNTFVALSDLRCNLACAPPRHLHVVRPMSHYTAPMVLQQAAIPIQINVGTTVTMTGNGARPPPTPSAEAAPPGPAQASSLAPSSATVESTEGAPPPGPAPPPTTSHPRVIRISHQSVEPVVMMHMNIQDSGTQPGGVPSAPAGPLGPSGHGQTLGQQVPGFPAAPTRVVIARPTPPQARPSHSGGPPMSGTLGAAGLGTNASLAQMVSGLVGQLLMQPVLVAQGSPGMAPPPAPATASASAGTTNTATTAGPAPGGPTQPPPPQPSTADLQFSQLLGSLLGPAGPAAGTGVGAGAGAGAPGVAPPTITVAMPGVPAFLQGMTDFLQATQTSPPPPPPPPPPPLAPEQQAAPQPGSPSAGAGSPGGLGPESLSPEFFTSVVQGVLSSLLGSLGARAGSSESIAAFIQRLSGSSNIFEPGADGALGFFGALLSLLCQNFSMVDVVMLLHGHFQPLQRLQPQLRAFFHQHYLGGQEPTPGNIRMATHTLITGLEEYVRESFSLVQVQPGVDIIRTNLEFLQEQFNSIAAHVLHCTDSGFGARLLELCNQGLFECLALNLHCLGGQQMELAAVINGRIRRMSRGVNPSLVSWLTTMMGLRLQVVLEHMPVGPDAILRYVRRVGDPPQPLSEEPMEVQGSERNSPEPQRENASPAPGTTAEEAMSRAPPPAPEGGSREEQDGAPAETEPWAAAVPPEWVPIIQQDIQSQRKVKPQPPLSDAYLSGMPAKRRKTMQGEGPQLLLSEAVSRAAKAAGARPLTSPESLSRDLEAPEVQESYRQQLRADIQKRLQEDPNYSPQRFPNARRAFAEDP